Genomic window (Streptomyces cadmiisoli):
CAGAAGCGGTGCGATGGGGATGGTGCTCGCAGTCCTGTTTGCCCTCTTGTCGGCGACCAGCAATGCCTTGGGGACCGTACTCCAGCGACGTGCGGTGCTGAAGGTACCCGCATCCCAGTCGAAGCGATTCGGCCTTGTCCGGACCCTGCTGCACAATCCGGCCTGGTTCGGCGGAATCCTCGGCGTGGTGGGCGCCGCCCTCTTCCAGGCACTGGCCCTGGCGGCGGGATCCCTGGCCGCCATCCAGCCGATCTTCATCCTCGAACTTCCGCTCGCGCTCCTCATCGGCAGCGTCGTCTTCCGCGTCGGAGTGTCCCGGAAGGCCTGGCTGTGCGTGGTGTTCATCTTCGCCGGGCTGGCGATCAGCCTCTTCTCCACGGCACCCAGCGGCGGACGTTCCCAGGTCCCCGGAATCTGGTGGGTGCCCACCCTCGCACTGGCCGGCGGGCTGGCCGTCGCCCTCGTCCTGACGGGTCTGCGCCGGCCCCACGGCCTGTCCCGCGCCGCCTGCCTGGCCGCGGCCGCAGCCATCGGCAACGCGCTCACCGCGGCGCTGGTCAAGTCGTCGATGAGCATCCTCTCGGAGGAGGGAGCCGTCGGCTTCTTCCTGGCCTGGCAGACCTACGCCTTCGCGATCGCGGGTTCGTCAGCCATCTTCCTGCTCGGGTACGCCCTGCAGGCCGGCCCGCTCATCGCGTCACAGCCCGCCCTCACCCTGGGCGACGCGGTCATGAGCTTCTGTCTGGGAGTCACGCTCTACGCGGAGACACTGCGGCAGGGAGTGTGGCTGGCGCCCGCCCTCCTCGGCGTGGCCCTGTTGTCCTACGGCGTCTTCGCCCTGTCCCGCACCCGCTGCCTGGAGCACTGCATCCATCCGGACACCGAGGAATGTGCGCCCCAGGACGGCAAAACGGCGACCGCGACCCTGTGAGACATCGCGTCCGGCCGCTCGACCTGCGGAATCACCCGTCAGCCGGCGGACTCCGCCCCGGCGGGCGATCTTGTCAGGTCGATCCGAGAATGAGCGTGGGCAGGTCGGCCCGGCGCGGCTGAGGTCGTCCGCCGTGCCGCTTCCGGTCAGGCCCGCGGGACGTGCCGGACACACCCGGGGCCGGAGAGGAACGGTCACTGATGTCGGACGACAGAGCCGAACGCATCGCGGATTTCATCCGGCCCCTGCGGGTGAAGCCCGGGTCGAAGGTGAACCTGGGCCGTGACTTCGACCCCCGGTACAGGGCCGGACTCAAGAAGCGGGACGGGGTCGAGCTGCTGCGGGCCGGGGTGTCGCTGCTCGCCGAGTACCAGGACCGGCTGGCCGCCCAGGACACGTACGGCGTGCTGCTGTGCCTCCAGGCGCTCGACGCCGGCGGCAAGGACGGAACGATCCGTCATGTGATGAGCGGCGTCAATCCGCAGGGCGTCCGGGTGAGCAGCTTCAAGGTGCCCTCCGCGGAGGAACTCGACCACGACTATCTGTGGCGGTACGCACGGCGGCTGCCCGCCCGGGGCGAGATAGCCATCTTCAACCGCTCCCACTACGAAGAAGTGCTGGTCGTCCGGGTGCACCCGGAGAATCTCCTCCGGCAGAAACTCCCGGACAGCACGCGCGGCGCCGGCATCTGGGAGCGGCGCTACCGGGAGATCAACAACTGGGAGCGCTACCTCACCGACAACGGGTTCAAGGTGGTCAAGGTCTTCCTGAACCTCTCCAAGGAGGAGCAGCGGACCCGGTTCCTGAAGCGGATCGACCTGCCGGACAAGAACTGGAAGTTCTCCGCGGCCGACGTCCGGGAGCGCCGCCACTGGGACGAGTACCAGAGCGCGTTCTCCGAGATGCTGTCGGCCACCAGCACGCGCTGGGCGCCCTGGTACGTCGTACCGGCGGACCGGAAGTGGTTCGCCCGGATCTGCACGGCGGCCGTGCTCGCGCACACGCTGATGGACATCGACCCCCGTTACCCCGCCGTGGACGACGAGGCTCGTGCGGACCTGCTCGTCGCGAAACGCGAACTGGAGCAGGAGGCCCCGGCCGGCGCCCCCGCCGATCCCTACGCGTCACGGCACGGAGACGCCGACCGATGACCGCACGGCCGCAGGCGTAGCCGCCGGCGTGAGCGTGGCCGTCGGTCCGGGAACGGGGACGGGCTACGCAGGCTCGCGTCCCGCCGCCGTCCGGCCCATCGTGAGTGCCAGGCGCCGCACCCTGCGCCAGTCCACGGGCGGGGCCGAGTGGGGCACCCCCGGACGGTGCCGGGGCACGCGGACACGCAGCTCACGGGACGGCAGACGGCAGCGCACCGGGGTGCGCAGAAGCAGCGCCTCGCCGTCGACGCCGACCGGGATGACGGGGGCGTCGGCGTCGATGACGACCTCCCGGGCCGTGGCGACGGTCAGCCCGCGCCCCCGCCCGCCGCGCAGCAGCAGTTCCGTCGCCTCGGCGGCGCTGGCGACGTCGACGCCCAGCACGCCCAGTTCGCCGGAGTCCAGTCGTTCCCGGCGCCCGAGGCCCGCCGAGTCGCCGCGCCCGTAGGGGTTGTTGCTCACCAGCAGTGCCTGCGGGGCGTTCAGGGTGAGGGAACCGGCCCGGACCCTGAGCCGGGCCCCGGCGTGGTGGGTCAGCAGGTCGGGCAGCGTCTCCAGGACGGTGCGGGCCTTGTCGTCGCGGTAGGCGGGACTCTGCACCACGGCCGCGTAGGCACCGAACGAGGCGTTGTTGACGAAGACGCGCTCGGTGGTCTCGCCGTTCGCCTCGCCCGCCTCGATGTGTCCCAGGTCGACCCGCATCTCGACACCGTCGGACAGGGCCGCCAGACAGGTCGAGGGGTCCTGCCGGTCCAGGCCCAGGTCCATGGCGAAGTGGTTGCGGGTGCCGGCGCTGATCACCATGAAGGGGATGTCGTTCTCCGCGGCCACACCGGCGACCAGGGCCTGGGTGCCGTCGCCGCCCGCGACCCCGAGCAGGTCGGCTCCGTCCCGCACGGCCCGCCGGGCCAGTTCGGCCACGTCCTGGCGATGGTCCGGGTCCAGCACGACGACCTCGGCGCCGAGCTCCCTGGCCCGCTCGGCCAGGTGGAACTTCTCGACCTTTCCGCCGCCGGAGCGCGGATTCATGATCAGGAACGGGTGCTCGGGCCGGCCGGCGGACCGCTCGGGCATGCCGGGCGCGCCGCCGTCGGTCAGTGCGGCCCGGCCCGCGGACAGGGCCAGCGACCACAGACCGAGCGAGACCAGTACGACCCACAGCAGCCCGGCGGCGGCGTACAGCACCAGGACGGTGATCGGCGCGGCGACGACCAGCAGTGCGGCCAGCGCCCGGACCCAGCCGGTGTGGGTGAGCAGCCACCAGATACCGGCGGCGGTCAGCGCGATCCCGGCCAGCCCCACCGCCACCAGGACCACGCTCGCGATCCCCGCGAAGACCAGCAGTACGGCAACGGCCGCCACGCCCGACGCGAGGGCGAGCCGCGCGGTCCAGCGCCTGTTCATGGGCAACCTCCCGCTCGACTCTCAGGCTACGAGCGGTCACCACGGGCGGCATGTCCACGGTGGGTGGCTGCGTCGCGCACCGCCGCGGAACCAGGCCCCGCTACAGCAGGCGCAGGACGCCGACCACCTTGCCGAGGATCTGTGCCTCGTCACCGGGGATCGGCTCGTAGGACGGGTTGCGCGGCATGAGCCAGACCCGTCCGTCCTGGAGGCGCAGCACCTTGACGGTGGCCTCGTCCTCCAGGAGCGCGACCACGATGTCGCCGTGGTCGGCGCTGTCCTGCCGCCGGACCGTCACGATGTCGCCGTCGCAGATCGCCGCCTCGATCATGGAGTCGCCGGACACCGTGAGAGCGAACAGATCGCCGTCGCCGACGATCTGGCGGGGCAGGGAGTAGACGTCCTCGATCATCTCCTCCGCGAGCAGGGGTGCTCCGGCGGCGATCCGGCCGACGAGCGGAACCTCGACGGGAGCCTCGCTCCTGCTGCCCAGGTCCGGCGCCCACGCGGACCGGACCCGGTAGGCGCGGGGACGGTGCGGATCGCGGTAGAGGACCCCCTTGCGCTCCAGCGCCATCAACTGGTGGGCGACCGAGGAGGTGCTGGCGAGGTTCACGGCCTCGCCGATCTCCCGCATCGACGGAGGGTAGCCGAGCCGGGCCACCGTCTCCGTGATGTACCGGACGATGGCCGCCTGGCGGCTGGTCAGCTCGCCCTCGGTGTTCCGGGTGCCCGGTGGGCGGCCCCGACGTGCCGGCGCGCTGTTCTCCATCTGGGCACCTCCGTACAAGATCGTTCGGATCGACCCTAACCTGCCATCCCCCATAAATGGAACACCGTGTCGAATCCCGACTACCGTCGGCTCCGATCAGGCGCCGGTCGGAGGTCCTGTCGCACGGCGACGTCACTCGGGGCGCGGGCCGCCGGAACACGGCCGAGCAGCCACTTCACGTGGCTGCTCGCGAGAGGGAGGGTGCACGTCGCACGGGTGGTCGGACCTCGGCGCAGCGGCGTACGACCCGCCTCGGTCAGGGCGGGCCGTACGCCGCTGCTGCCGGCCCCGGCTCGGAACCCGCCGTCAGAAGCCGAGATCGCTGAGGCCGGGATGGTCGTCGGGGCGCCGGCCGATGGGCCAGTGGTACTTCCGGTCGGCCTCCGCGATCGGCAGATCGTTGATGCAGGCGAGACGGACGCGCATCAGGCCGTCCTCGCCGAACTCCCAGTTCTCGTTGCCGTACGAGCGGTACCACTGGCCGGAGTCGTCGTGGCACTCGTAGGCGAACCGCACCGCGATGCGGTTTCCGTCGAAGGCCCACAGTTCCTTGATGAGCCGGTAGTCCAGCTCCCGGTTCCACTTGCGGGTCAGGAAGGCGACGATCTCGTCGCGTCCGTGGACGAACTCCGCCCGGTTGCGCCAGCGCGAGTCCTCGGAGTAGCCGAGCGCCACCTTCCGCGGATCGCGGGTGTTCCACGCGTCCTCAGCCAGGCGGACCTTCTCGACGGCGGTCTCCCGCGTGAACGGCGGCAGGGGTGGACGTGTGCTCATGGTTTCCTCCCGGGACGAAGCACCCACGCCCGGGCGGGCATCATCGGTCGCGCGATGACGCTCCGGTCACCCGCCGACCACCGCGCCCGTGCCGCGCTGCCCCACGAGTGCGGTGAAGCGGTCCGGGCGCGGCTCGCGCCACCAGGCGCCGTACGGTCCGAGGTCCGCGTCCGAGCGGTACACGACGGCGGTCGGCGTGCCGACGCTCCAGACGCCGTCCCGCCACATCAGGCTCACGGTGCGCCGGGGTGGGGTCTGAAGGTTCCAGAAGGTTCGTACCGGCGCGGACAGGGCCTGCACGATCAGAGCCCGGGCGACGGTCGGCTCCACGACCGCCAGGACCCGGCCCGTCTGCGACGTCAGGGAGCCGAGCCAGTCCCCGGTCCGGGCGCAGAGGCGGCGCACCGTCTCCCCTCCGTGCGGTGCGGCGTCGGGGTCGGTGAGCCAGGCGCTGTACCCGTAGGGATCGGTCGCCACTATCTCGGCGGGCCTGCGCCCGCGCCATGTGCCGTGGTCGAGGTCGCGCAGCGCCGGCTCCACCGCGGGCTTGAGCCCGAGGAAGGCGGCGGTGAAGGCGCAGCGGGTCGACGGCGACCGTACGGCGGAGAAGTGGGGTGGAAGCGCCGCGAGGGCCGCGCCCGCCTCGGGGAGATCGCGCTCTGTCAGTGACGTGTCGCCCAGGACCGCCTCAGTCGAGGTGGCCGGGCGGTGCGCGCAAAGGAGTGTCAGGCGGATCGTCATTCGGCTGCCCTCCAGATCGGCGTGGTCCTGCGTGACGCCGGAGGATGCGGCACCGCCCCGGACTGCCCGGCCGGTGGCGGTGGCGGCGTCCTGCCGACGCCCGTGAGCGGCCCTGCCGCGGCCACCGGCGCCGATGCACGGCGCGCGGCGGTCGACACGTTGCACGTCACGTTCTCCAGCTTCGCCAGACCGGCTCGCGGAAACCATCCGGCACAAGTCCGGAACATCCCCGCCGACTGGCTGGCCGGAGCCCAGCCACCTGGAGGGTCGCCCGTGTGGGCAAGCGCGCCGCCGGTCGGCGTGGTACGACGGAGAGTGGTCCGATCGTTGGTGGGAGCGCACGTGATCCGGGTACTGGTGGTCGACGATGAGGCCCTGATCCGTACGGGGTTCAGCCGCATCCTGGACGCCGCGGACGAGATCGAGGTCGTGGGAGCGGTTCCAGGGGGAGACGCCGTCCGGACGACGCAGGAGACGCGTCCCGACGTGGTGCTGCTGGACATCCGTATGCCGGACGTGGACGGACTCACCGTCCTGGCGGATCTGTGCCGGCTCCGGGAGCCCCCGGTGGTGGCCATGCTCACGACGTTCGACATGGACGAATACGTGGCCACGGCGCTGCGCCGGGGCGCGGCGGGCTTCCTGCTCAAGGACACCGACCCCGAGGAGCTGCCGTTCCTGGTGCGTTCCCTGGCGGACGGGGGCACGGTGCTCTCGTCCAAGGTGACGCGGACCGTGGTGGACGGATATCTCGAAGCCGGTGGTCAGCGACCGTCCGTGCGCGGGGTGGAGCGGCTCACCGATCGTGAGCGCACCGTCCTCGTCCTGATCGCTGAGGGGTTGTCCAACGCGCACATCGCCGAGCGGATGCATCTGAGCACCGGCACGGTGAAGGACCATGTGAGCGCCATCCTCACCAAACTGGAGGTGGGCAGTCGCGTCCAGGCGGTCGTGGTCGCCGAACGGGCCGGACTGCTCAGACCACCCCGCGAGCCGGAGCCATGATGATCCCCCGCCCGTCGGCCGGCGTACTGCGTGACGCCGCGTTCGTCGCGGCGGCACTGCTCGACGTCTGGGTGCACGTCGAGCCGGACGAGCCGAAGCGCCTGGCCCTGGCCCTGTTCGCGGCCAGCGCGCTCGTACTGCGTCGGCGGCTGCCGATGCTCACCTTCGTGCTGACCCTGCCCGCCGTGGTCTTCTCGGACGCGATCTTCGCCTGTCTGGCGGCGCTGTACACCCTGGCCACGTTCACCCGGCGCCGGACCCTGCTGGCCGCCTGCGGGATGGCGTACACGCTCAGCGACATGACCGACTGGACCCCGGGGCCGTCGCTGAATCTCTGGAGCCCGTCGGGTCTGATCACGCTCGGTTATACGGCCGCGACGGCCGCGGCTCCCATCTTCCTGGGGCAGCTCGTACAGGCCCGGCGGGACCTGTCGCTGCGGCTCACCGAGATCTCCCAGGCGCGTGATCACGAGCGCAGGCTGAGCGCTCAGGCCGTCCTGGCCGAGGAACGCGCCAAGCTCGCCCGCGAGATGCACGACGTGGTCTCCCACCAGGTCAGCCTGATCGCCGTGCAGGCCGGTGCGCTCCAGGTCGGCGCGCAGGACACCGAGGTCAAGCGGGCCGCGGCGACGATCCGGCGGATGAGCGTGCAGACGCTCGACGAGCTGCGGCACATGGTCAATGTGCTGCGCGACTCCCACGGCCGCCCGACGGAACTGACTCCGCAGCCGTCCCTGACGGATCTGCGGCGACTGATCGACAGCAGTGGCATCGACGCCGAGCTGAAGGCGGAACTGCCCGACGGCCTTCCGCCGACGCTCCAGCGCGCCGTCTACCGCACCGTCCAGGAGGCGCTGACCAACGTACGCAAACACGCCCCCGGCGCCACCGCCACCGTCCGCCTGACCTACGAGGGCAACGCCGTCCATCTGAAGGTCAGCAACACCGCGCCCACCCGGCCTGCGCTTCCGCTGCCCGGCGCGGAGTACGGCCTGGTCGCCCTGCGGCAGCGTGCCGCCCTCCTCGGCGGCACCGTCAGCACCGGTCCGACCCCGGACGGCGGCTACGAGCTGCGCCTGGTGCTGCCGGTGAAGAAGGCCCCGTGAACGGGTCGGCCGGGCGCCGCGTGCCTTCTCGGCCCCGGGGCCTCAGTGGTCCTTCAGCAGTGCCTGGCACGCTGAGCGGGCGGTCCAGGCCTGGGCGCGGTCGAACGGCCAGGCCCGTTCGCCGACGAGTGTCATCCAGGCGTGCGGGCCGAGGTGGAACCACAGCAGATCGACGGCCTCCTCGCGGGAGACGTCGCCGCGCAGGGCGCCGAGTTCCACGAGGCGGTCGGCCACCCGGGTCAGCGCCTGGACGTAGTCGTCGGCTCCTTTGTCCAGGACGGCTTTGACCGCGGGCTCCCCGGGCGGGTTCCGGTAGAAGAGGCCGTACACGAGGTCCCAGTGGCGTTCATGGGTGAGCCGGGTGCCCTCGGCGGTCAGCTCGACGACCGCGCGGGGATCGTCGGCGGCCTCCACCGCGGCGAGGGTGTCGGCGATGGCCGGTTCGGTCAGGGCGGGCTTGAGCAGCTCGGTGAGGATGCTGGGCTTGTTCCCCACGCTGGTGTACACCGTCGGCACGGCGACCCTCGCCGCCTCCGCGATCTCCCCGATCGTGACCCCGGCGTACCCGCGCGCCAGGAACAGCGTGTGCGCGTTGCTCAGGATGGCCCCGCGTGTGGCGGCTGCCGAGTCGGTGCGGCGGGGGGAGTTGTACTTCCGAATGCTCACCGACGAAGCATACACCATCCACAATGAGTCACTTTATTGACGATAAAAGCCTCTAATGAATATGATCTTACGCATGACGAAAGAAGCCCCGGAGCACCCCACGGCGGTCGTCGAGACACGTCTTGCTCATGAGGTCCACCGCGCCGCCACCACGCTGCTCGCCGACGCGGCAGTCGATCCCTCGGTCCCCCTCACCGCGCTGGCCCAGCTGCGCGACTTCGTCGTCGCGAACCTCGGCCATCACCACGAGACCGAGGACAACGACCTGTGGCCGCGGATCATCGCGGCGGCGCCGGACACACGGCACGCGCTCGAGGCCCTCAGCGAGCAGCACGAGCGCCTGGACGAGGAACTCGACGTGCTGTCCGCGGTGATCCTGCGCGAGGACGCGGTGGCGGACGGCGACGCCATGGCCGCCGTCCGGACGGCACTGCGGGACGCTGCGGCCGCGTTGCGCGACACGGTGCACGAGCACCTCGCTCATGAGGAGCCGCTCCTCCTCCCGGCGCTGCGCGACCACATCAGCCCCGCCGAATGGCAGGACTTCGCGCGGCGGGTGATCGCCACCACGCCACCGGTGGCCGGACACCTGATGGTCGGTCTCCTCGACGAGGTGGGCACACCCGCCGAGGTGGAACTGGTCCTGGCGGGTCTGCCGGAACCGGTCCGGCCACTCCTCCCCGCCATGCGCCGGCAAGCGGCGGACGACCTCCGGGTCCTGCGCGCCGCATCCTGACCTTCACCCGCCGGGCGTCCGGACGCGGCACACGCCCCGTCCGAAGGTCGACCTCACTGTCGCGGTCGCACTTCCGGCCCCGCCCGCGGTGCCGCCGTCATCGGCCTCTCCCGCGCCGGCCCCGCCGGCCGGCAGGCGGTCTCGTCGGCTCCCCCGCCTCGCTCGACTTCACCGACACAATGATCAGCGCGTCTTCCGACGGGCGCCCTCAGAAAGAACTTCGAGCATGACGACCGTACTCGACCGCTATTTCGAGATCGTGGACTCGGCCGGCGGTCACCCCGCGGACCTGGCCGACCTGCGTGACGTCCTCGCCGAGAACGTACTGCTGATGCACAGCGGGGAGATGGTCCAGGGCCGGAATCCGGCCGTCGACCTCCATGTCGCGCAGGCGGCCAAGTGGGCGCGGTCCAAGCACCGGTGGACGTCCTCCGTGGGCGCCGACGGCTCCGTCACCGGCTGGTGGAGCCGGTCCGGACAGGATCAGCACGGCCACGGATGCCACGGCGAGGGCCAGGTCACCGCCGCCGTGGACGCGGACGGACGGATCTCCCGGCTCCACCTCACACTGACCGACGGGTCGGACCGCGCCAGAGTGCTCATAGCCCGGCACCTGGAGGTCTGGATGATGCCGGACCCGACCGAGCGCGCCGAGGCGATGGCGGGGATCTACACCGAGGGCATCAGGTTCATGGAGCCCGACGACGTGTTCGTGGGCCGCGAGGTCCTCAACGAGTACATCGACGTCGTGCGGCGCAAAGCTCCACCGCTGAGGAGCCGGGTCGTGAGCCACACCCGGAACAGGGAATTCATCCTCTGGACCTGGGACTTCGGGTTCGCGGGCAACAGGACGGCAGTCGGTCTGGAGGTCCTCCGCCTCGATGGGGACCTCATCGACACGGTCACCGTCTTCGGTTCGGACAGGGACGCCGAGTCCGCACGATAGTCGGGCACACGTCGTACGCCACCCGGAGCCGTCGCCGCGGGCGCGCGTCAGTGGGACTCGGCCTCGTCGGCCTCCAGACCGCGGTCGATGCCGTGGGGCACGACGATCTGCCCCTGTTCGAGGTCCAGGCGCCTGCCGTCGAGACGGACCTCGACCTTGTCCGGTTCGAACGACACCAGACCGCTGATCCGGTCGACCTCCCGGCAGGCGTCGGGATACGACCAGGCCGCGCGATGCGCGTCCCCGATGTCGTAGTAGTCGCACAGACCCTTGTACGGGCAGAAGGTCCGGCCCTCGACGGGGCACAGCACGGTCTCGTCGATGTCGGCCCGCGGGACGTACCAGCGAGGGGCGAATCCCGACTCGTAGAGCACCACGGGATGTTCGGAGCGGGCCACCACGGTGCCGTCGAGGCGCACTTCCAGGGTGCGTGAGGTGTCGCGGAGATCGATGCGGTGGTACGGATCGGCGGCGTGTCCGAGGACGCGTTCGTCCTCCTCGTAGAAGGCGTCCATCGCACGCCAGGCGAAGGCGATCCGGCCCTGGAGGTCGGCCGCGTGGCCGGGCAGCGCGGTGAACTCCCAGGCGGCGCGCTCGGTACCGCGGTCTCCGGCGCGCACCGTGTACCAGGCGGTGTCGCCGAGGTCCTTGTGGTGGGTGACCCTGCCGCTCTCGACCAGGGCCTCCCCGTCGACGTCCTCGCGGGGGAAGTAGGCGACGGGGTAGCGGCCCGGCTCGTGCAGCAGCACGACGTTCTCGCTGTCGGCGATCCAGGTGTTGTTGAACCTGACCCGCATGCGGCGGCGCAGCCGCTCGGCGAACAACAGCCGCTCGGGGACGGGCTCGGGGGTGAGGAAGTGCCCGACGGCGCCTGCGGACAGGGGGCCTTGCTGCCAGGACAGTCCCATGGCGATGCCTTTCGGGTACGGGGCGCACGGGTGGTCGGCGCCCCGGGTGTCAGTCGAGAACGCGGGCCAGGAAGTCGCGGATGTGGCCGGCGATGGTGTCGAGATGGCTCTCCAGCGCGAAGTGACCCGACTCCAGCAGATGGACCTCGGCATCGGGCAGGTCCCTGCGGAACGCCTCGGCTCCCGCCGGACCGAAGATCTCGTCGTTGGCGCCCCATACCGCGAGGAGGGGGACCTGGGAGTCACTGAAGTACTGGTGGACCTGCGGATAGAGGTCCACGTTCGTCGGGTAGTCGCGGAACAGCCTGAGCTGGATCTCGTCGTTGCCGGGCCGGTCCAGCAGCGCCTGGTCGTGGACCCAGCTGTCGGGGCTGACCAGGCTGGGATCGGCGACACCGTTCACGTACTGCCAGCGGGTGATCTCCGGGGTCAGGGCGGCACGCATCGGGCCTTCGGTCTCCGGTCCCGGTGCGTCGGTGTACGCGAAGACGTTGTCCCAGAACGGCTTGACGAAGCCCTCCTCGTAGGCGTTGCCGTTCTGCGTGATGATCGCCGTGACGCGGTCCGGGGCCTGGAGGGCGAGCCGCCAGCCGATGGGGGCGCCGTAGTCCTGCACGTACATCGCGAACCGGTCGATGCCCAGTTGCCGGAGCAGGCCGGAGGTCACCTCCGTCAAGGCGTCGAAGGTGTACGGGAAGTCCTGCGGGGTGGGCATCGCCGACTGGCCGAACCCGATGTGGTCGGGGGCGATCACGTGGTAGCGGTCGGCGAGCGCGGGGATGAGATGCCGGAACATGTGCGAACTGGTCGGGAAGCCGTGGAGCAGCACGAGGGCCGGCGCCTCGGGGTCACCGGCTTCCCGGTAGAAGACGTCCAGGCCGTTGACGCCGACGGTGCGGTGATGGACTGCGGAACCCATATTCCTAACCCTTCTAGCGAGCTTTAGCGGTTATATCGAGTGGAGCACATCAGGCCTAACCAGTCAAGGAGCTTTTGCTGGTTATATTGGACCGGTGGGCGCGGGGTGCTGCGGCATTCAGCGGACGGCACGGCCACCCCACCTCAAGCCTCGACCCGTGGCGGGGCATCAGCCGGCGCACCGGGCGCGAGCCGATGTAACCTGTCAAGTGAATCAATCAGGTTAGGAGGTGTGTCGGTGACCGACCGAGAGCAGCAGGACGTACTGCTGGAACTCCTCAACACCACGCCGGTGGTCGACGGCGTGGTCCAGGACCGGCTGGCGGACCCCGAAGCGGCCAGGTCGTGGCAGCAGGCCCACGGCGGCAGCGGAACCGCCGACGAACTCCACCACCTCGTGCGGGCGCGCGACACGCTCCAGGACGTGGTGCGCGGCAGCGAGCCCGCCACGTCGCTGGCTCCGCTCCTGGAAGGTGTGACGTCCCGCCCGCAGCTCACACCCGCGGGAGTGTCGTGGCAGCTGGAGGCCCCGGCCGAGCGCCGGCCGGCGGTGGACGCCGTCATGGCGTGGAGCACGCTCCAGCAGACGGTCCCCGGCCGGCTGCGGCCGTGCGCCAACCCGGAGTGCCGGCTGTTCCTCATCGACCGCAGCAAGACCAACAAGGCCCGCTGGTGCTCGATGGCCGTGTGCGGCAACCGTATGAAGGCCCGGCGGCACTACCAGCGCACCCGCGAGGCCGCCGAACAGCCGCCGACCGCTCCCGCGGCCGCGTCGCCGGCCCCGGAACGCGCCCTGACCCATGATCACGGAATCGCGGGGCCTGCGGCACAAAACTAGGATCGCTTCCGGCGCCCGGATCACGGCGCGCTCGCCACAAGGCACGCAGCACACCGATCGCAGAGCGCGGCGCACCGATCGCAGAATCCGGATTCACGGCGCCATCGGGAACCGACCCGGCCGACCACCCAGCAGGAGGTCCGCAATGGCGACGCTGCTGTCCGTCAACGTAGGCATGCCGAAGGACGTCTCCTGGCAGGGGCGGACCGTTCACACCGGAGCCTGGAAAGCGCCCGTCCAGGGTCCCCGCATGGTGCGGCGGCTGAACGTCGACGGCGACGGCCAGGGAGATCTGGCCGGGCACGGCGGCGAGATCCGGGCCGTCCTCGTCTACCAGCTGGACTCCTACCGGTACTGGCGCGCGCAGCTGGGTCGTGACGACCTGGCGTTCGGCATGTTCGGGGAGAACTTCACCGTGGACGGCCTGCCCGACGACGACGTGTGCATCGGCGACCGGTACCGCATCGGCGAGGCCGAGTTCGAGGTCACGCAGCCGCGTGTCACCTGCTACCGCGTCGGCCTGCGCCTCGGCGAACCCACGATGGCCTCCCTGCTGGTCGCCCACCACCGCCCCGGCTTCTACCTGCGCGTGATCACCGAGGGACACGTCCAGGCCGGCGACGAGATCACTCTGACCGGCAAGGGCCCGCACCGGCTCAGCGTCGCCGACACCGACGCGCTGCTCTACCTGCCCGACCGCGACCCCGCGAAGCTGAGCGAGGCACTGGACATCCCCGCCCTCAGCCCCGGATGGCAGCAGTCCTTCCGCGAGCTCGCCGCCGCTCAGGAGCCGAAGCAGGAAGCCGGTCGGGCGGGCGAACGCTCCGGCACCCGGCAGACCGAGGCAGAGCCGCAGTGGCCGGGCTTTCGGACCATGCGCGTCGCCCGCGTCGTCCCCGAGACACCCACCATCTCGTCGATCTACCTCGACACCACCGACGGCACCGCGCTGCCGGAAGCCCGCCCGGGCCAGTACCTCTCCATCCGCCTCAGCATCGGGGACACCGACCCGGCGGTACGTAGCTACTCCCTGTCGTCCACCCCCGCGACCGACACCT
Coding sequences:
- a CDS encoding DMT family transporter gives rise to the protein MGMVLAVLFALLSATSNALGTVLQRRAVLKVPASQSKRFGLVRTLLHNPAWFGGILGVVGAALFQALALAAGSLAAIQPIFILELPLALLIGSVVFRVGVSRKAWLCVVFIFAGLAISLFSTAPSGGRSQVPGIWWVPTLALAGGLAVALVLTGLRRPHGLSRAACLAAAAAIGNALTAALVKSSMSILSEEGAVGFFLAWQTYAFAIAGSSAIFLLGYALQAGPLIASQPALTLGDAVMSFCLGVTLYAETLRQGVWLAPALLGVALLSYGVFALSRTRCLEHCIHPDTEECAPQDGKTATATL
- a CDS encoding polyphosphate kinase 2 family protein, translated to MSDDRAERIADFIRPLRVKPGSKVNLGRDFDPRYRAGLKKRDGVELLRAGVSLLAEYQDRLAAQDTYGVLLCLQALDAGGKDGTIRHVMSGVNPQGVRVSSFKVPSAEELDHDYLWRYARRLPARGEIAIFNRSHYEEVLVVRVHPENLLRQKLPDSTRGAGIWERRYREINNWERYLTDNGFKVVKVFLNLSKEEQRTRFLKRIDLPDKNWKFSAADVRERRHWDEYQSAFSEMLSATSTRWAPWYVVPADRKWFARICTAAVLAHTLMDIDPRYPAVDDEARADLLVAKRELEQEAPAGAPADPYASRHGDADR
- a CDS encoding diacylglycerol/lipid kinase family protein yields the protein MNRRWTARLALASGVAAVAVLLVFAGIASVVLVAVGLAGIALTAAGIWWLLTHTGWVRALAALLVVAAPITVLVLYAAAGLLWVVLVSLGLWSLALSAGRAALTDGGAPGMPERSAGRPEHPFLIMNPRSGGGKVEKFHLAERARELGAEVVVLDPDHRQDVAELARRAVRDGADLLGVAGGDGTQALVAGVAAENDIPFMVISAGTRNHFAMDLGLDRQDPSTCLAALSDGVEMRVDLGHIEAGEANGETTERVFVNNASFGAYAAVVQSPAYRDDKARTVLETLPDLLTHHAGARLRVRAGSLTLNAPQALLVSNNPYGRGDSAGLGRRERLDSGELGVLGVDVASAAEATELLLRGGRGRGLTVATAREVVIDADAPVIPVGVDGEALLLRTPVRCRLPSRELRVRVPRHRPGVPHSAPPVDWRRVRRLALTMGRTAAGREPA
- the lexA gene encoding transcriptional repressor LexA, whose product is MGDGRLGSIRTILYGGAQMENSAPARRGRPPGTRNTEGELTSRQAAIVRYITETVARLGYPPSMREIGEAVNLASTSSVAHQLMALERKGVLYRDPHRPRAYRVRSAWAPDLGSRSEAPVEVPLVGRIAAGAPLLAEEMIEDVYSLPRQIVGDGDLFALTVSGDSMIEAAICDGDIVTVRRQDSADHGDIVVALLEDEATVKVLRLQDGRVWLMPRNPSYEPIPGDEAQILGKVVGVLRLL
- a CDS encoding DUF1348 family protein, with the translated sequence MSTRPPLPPFTRETAVEKVRLAEDAWNTRDPRKVALGYSEDSRWRNRAEFVHGRDEIVAFLTRKWNRELDYRLIKELWAFDGNRIAVRFAYECHDDSGQWYRSYGNENWEFGEDGLMRVRLACINDLPIAEADRKYHWPIGRRPDDHPGLSDLGF
- a CDS encoding histidine phosphatase family protein, with translation MQRVDRRAPCIGAGGRGRAAHGRRQDAATATGRAVRGGAASSGVTQDHADLEGSRMTIRLTLLCAHRPATSTEAVLGDTSLTERDLPEAGAALAALPPHFSAVRSPSTRCAFTAAFLGLKPAVEPALRDLDHGTWRGRRPAEIVATDPYGYSAWLTDPDAAPHGGETVRRLCARTGDWLGSLTSQTGRVLAVVEPTVARALIVQALSAPVRTFWNLQTPPRRTVSLMWRDGVWSVGTPTAVVYRSDADLGPYGAWWREPRPDRFTALVGQRGTGAVVGG